The following are encoded together in the Vigna unguiculata cultivar IT97K-499-35 chromosome 2, ASM411807v1, whole genome shotgun sequence genome:
- the LOC114173053 gene encoding uncharacterized protein LOC114173053 isoform X2, producing MALILELLAKIILLVTKPFSLLKLAFWFGIKIALTVIYTWTELISTTISFYVDIVLSVITWTFGLISLPARTVNVFQKEKQLEQKLHEIQIELENLVREKKELQEHFQMAVKERRMVEILLAEIEEEHDMAIAKIEKLEGKLRDQRNENLRLKEIRGKGSRDQNKSEKFQKISLQDLLTSKDNGEDESKTRSEVLKLLKTGSKDVVETMETLALDHHRDIALSQSLFTALMSLVVGVTVWEAEDPCMPLVVALFAVVGMSLKSVVQFFSSIRNKPASDVVALLSFNLFILGTLSYPTLPKVARMLAPLVLRLMDQP from the exons ATGGCGTTGATTTTGGAGCTATTGGCCAAGATAATACTCTTGGTGACGAAGCCTTTCTCTCTCCTTAAACTGGCATTCTGGTTTGGTATCAAAATCGCATTAACTGTCATATATACTTGGACGGAGTTGATCAGCACTACTATTAGCTTCTATGTAGACATAGTATTAAGTGTTATCACATGGACATTTGGGCTTATTTCCCTGCCTGCAAGAACAGTGAATGTCTTTCAAAAGGAGAAGCAG CTAGAACAAAAACTACACGAAATACAGATAGAGCTGGAGAATCTGGTGAGGGAGAAGAAAGAACTTCAAGAACATTTTCAAATGGCTGTCAAAGAGCGCAGAATGGTGGAGATACTATTGGCAGAGATTGAAGAGGAACATGATATGGCCATTGCCAAAATTGAAAAGTTAGAGGGAAAG TTGCGGGATCAGAGAAATGAAAATCTTCGGCTGAAAGAAATTCGAGGAAAGGGCTCCAGAGATCAAAACAAAAGTGAGAAATTCCAAAAGATTTCCCTCCAAGATCTTCTAACGAGCAAAGATAATGGGGAAGATGAGAGCAAAACAAGAAGTGAGGTTCTTAAACTATTGAAAACCGGTTCAAAGGATGTTGTAGAAACGATGGAAACACTAGCACTCGACCATCATCGAGACATTGCTCTGTCACAATCACTTTTCACTGCCCTTATGTCACTTGTGGTCGGAGTGACTGTGTGGGAAGCTGAGGATCCTTGCATGCCTCTTGTGGTGGCTCTCTTTGCCGTAGTAGGCATGTCCTTGAAGAGTGTGGTTCAGTTTTTCTCCTCCATTAGAAACAAACCTGCTTCTGATGTTGTTGCACTTTTAAGCTTCAATTTGTTTATTCTTGGCACTCTATCCTACCCTACCTTACCTAAGGTTGCTCGCATGCTGGCACCACTAGTTTTGCGTCTTATGGATCAACCATGA
- the LOC114173053 gene encoding uncharacterized protein LOC114173053 isoform X3: MDIWAYFPACKNSECLSKGEADPMGVMLLLQLEQKLHEIQIELENLVREKKELQEHFQMAVKERRMVEILLAEIEEEHDMAIAKIEKLEGKLRDQRNENLRLKEIRGKGSRDQNKSEKFQKISLQDLLTSKDNGEDESKTRSEVLKLLKTGSKDVVETMETLALDHHRDIALSQSLFTALMSLVVGVTVWEAEDPCMPLVVALFAVVGMSLKSVVQFFSSIRNKPASDVVALLSFNLFILGTLSYPTLPKVARMLAPLVLRLMDQP; this comes from the exons ATGGACATTTGGGCTTATTTCCCTGCCTGCAAGAACAGTGAATGTCTTTCAAAAGGAGAAGCAG ATCCAATGGGGGTTATGCTGTTATTGCAGCTAGAACAAAAACTACACGAAATACAGATAGAGCTGGAGAATCTGGTGAGGGAGAAGAAAGAACTTCAAGAACATTTTCAAATGGCTGTCAAAGAGCGCAGAATGGTGGAGATACTATTGGCAGAGATTGAAGAGGAACATGATATGGCCATTGCCAAAATTGAAAAGTTAGAGGGAAAG TTGCGGGATCAGAGAAATGAAAATCTTCGGCTGAAAGAAATTCGAGGAAAGGGCTCCAGAGATCAAAACAAAAGTGAGAAATTCCAAAAGATTTCCCTCCAAGATCTTCTAACGAGCAAAGATAATGGGGAAGATGAGAGCAAAACAAGAAGTGAGGTTCTTAAACTATTGAAAACCGGTTCAAAGGATGTTGTAGAAACGATGGAAACACTAGCACTCGACCATCATCGAGACATTGCTCTGTCACAATCACTTTTCACTGCCCTTATGTCACTTGTGGTCGGAGTGACTGTGTGGGAAGCTGAGGATCCTTGCATGCCTCTTGTGGTGGCTCTCTTTGCCGTAGTAGGCATGTCCTTGAAGAGTGTGGTTCAGTTTTTCTCCTCCATTAGAAACAAACCTGCTTCTGATGTTGTTGCACTTTTAAGCTTCAATTTGTTTATTCTTGGCACTCTATCCTACCCTACCTTACCTAAGGTTGCTCGCATGCTGGCACCACTAGTTTTGCGTCTTATGGATCAACCATGA
- the LOC114173053 gene encoding uncharacterized protein LOC114173053 isoform X1 has protein sequence MALILELLAKIILLVTKPFSLLKLAFWFGIKIALTVIYTWTELISTTISFYVDIVLSVITWTFGLISLPARTVNVFQKEKQVLFSFDPMGVMLLLQLEQKLHEIQIELENLVREKKELQEHFQMAVKERRMVEILLAEIEEEHDMAIAKIEKLEGKLRDQRNENLRLKEIRGKGSRDQNKSEKFQKISLQDLLTSKDNGEDESKTRSEVLKLLKTGSKDVVETMETLALDHHRDIALSQSLFTALMSLVVGVTVWEAEDPCMPLVVALFAVVGMSLKSVVQFFSSIRNKPASDVVALLSFNLFILGTLSYPTLPKVARMLAPLVLRLMDQP, from the exons ATGGCGTTGATTTTGGAGCTATTGGCCAAGATAATACTCTTGGTGACGAAGCCTTTCTCTCTCCTTAAACTGGCATTCTGGTTTGGTATCAAAATCGCATTAACTGTCATATATACTTGGACGGAGTTGATCAGCACTACTATTAGCTTCTATGTAGACATAGTATTAAGTGTTATCACATGGACATTTGGGCTTATTTCCCTGCCTGCAAGAACAGTGAATGTCTTTCAAAAGGAGAAGCAGGTTTTGTTTTCATTTG ATCCAATGGGGGTTATGCTGTTATTGCAGCTAGAACAAAAACTACACGAAATACAGATAGAGCTGGAGAATCTGGTGAGGGAGAAGAAAGAACTTCAAGAACATTTTCAAATGGCTGTCAAAGAGCGCAGAATGGTGGAGATACTATTGGCAGAGATTGAAGAGGAACATGATATGGCCATTGCCAAAATTGAAAAGTTAGAGGGAAAG TTGCGGGATCAGAGAAATGAAAATCTTCGGCTGAAAGAAATTCGAGGAAAGGGCTCCAGAGATCAAAACAAAAGTGAGAAATTCCAAAAGATTTCCCTCCAAGATCTTCTAACGAGCAAAGATAATGGGGAAGATGAGAGCAAAACAAGAAGTGAGGTTCTTAAACTATTGAAAACCGGTTCAAAGGATGTTGTAGAAACGATGGAAACACTAGCACTCGACCATCATCGAGACATTGCTCTGTCACAATCACTTTTCACTGCCCTTATGTCACTTGTGGTCGGAGTGACTGTGTGGGAAGCTGAGGATCCTTGCATGCCTCTTGTGGTGGCTCTCTTTGCCGTAGTAGGCATGTCCTTGAAGAGTGTGGTTCAGTTTTTCTCCTCCATTAGAAACAAACCTGCTTCTGATGTTGTTGCACTTTTAAGCTTCAATTTGTTTATTCTTGGCACTCTATCCTACCCTACCTTACCTAAGGTTGCTCGCATGCTGGCACCACTAGTTTTGCGTCTTATGGATCAACCATGA